A genomic window from Luteolibacter sp. LG18 includes:
- a CDS encoding M48 family metallopeptidase, which produces MFALWNLDFAAALLNLKVFPETVPTPLAGVITAESLDRGRAYLRTNSVFNVIRASVSLALLIAFWMLGGFQQLDETSRALAHGGPVTSGLVFFALCMLGITLLGLPFSWYHTFVIEEKFGFNRSTPGTFWGDQIKGLLMMAVLGLPIGAAVLWIFQHVPHAWLWAWAAFTLFQLLLTWLAPSLILPLFNKFTPMPDGDLKRRIEELGTRCGFPLDGVFVMDGSKRSTKANAFFTGFGKRKKIALFDTLMEKHSDDELLGVLAHEIGHFRRGHIRQRLLVGIVQSAALFFLLGLATDPHGAFARQLFDAFGVKTISPQMGIVLFTLLFDPVSRLLGVFANAWSRRHEFEADAYAAEVTGDPMPLADALKKLSADQLSHPSPHPLRVWLDYSHPPLIERLAALERGK; this is translated from the coding sequence ATGTTCGCCCTCTGGAATCTCGACTTTGCGGCCGCCCTGCTGAACCTGAAGGTGTTTCCCGAAACGGTGCCCACGCCCCTGGCTGGAGTGATCACCGCGGAAAGCCTCGACCGGGGCCGCGCTTACCTGCGGACAAACTCGGTCTTCAACGTCATCCGCGCCAGTGTCAGCCTCGCGCTTCTGATCGCCTTCTGGATGCTGGGCGGCTTCCAGCAGCTCGATGAAACCAGCCGCGCCCTGGCCCACGGTGGCCCGGTGACCAGCGGGCTGGTGTTCTTCGCGCTCTGTATGCTGGGTATCACGCTGCTCGGCCTGCCCTTCTCCTGGTATCACACTTTCGTGATCGAGGAGAAATTCGGCTTCAACCGCTCCACTCCCGGCACCTTCTGGGGTGATCAGATCAAGGGACTGCTGATGATGGCCGTGCTCGGGCTGCCGATCGGCGCGGCGGTCCTGTGGATCTTCCAGCACGTCCCGCATGCGTGGCTGTGGGCGTGGGCGGCGTTCACCCTCTTCCAGCTCCTGCTCACCTGGCTGGCCCCATCTCTGATCCTGCCGTTGTTCAACAAGTTCACGCCGATGCCGGATGGCGATCTCAAACGACGGATCGAGGAACTCGGCACCCGCTGCGGATTCCCACTCGATGGCGTGTTCGTGATGGATGGCTCAAAGCGCTCGACCAAGGCGAATGCCTTCTTCACCGGCTTCGGCAAGCGCAAGAAGATCGCCCTCTTCGACACGCTGATGGAAAAACACAGCGACGATGAATTGCTCGGTGTGCTGGCGCATGAGATCGGCCACTTCCGCCGCGGCCATATCCGCCAGCGGCTGCTCGTCGGCATTGTCCAATCCGCAGCCCTGTTCTTCCTCCTCGGCCTGGCCACCGATCCACACGGGGCATTCGCCCGCCAGCTCTTCGATGCCTTCGGCGTGAAGACCATCTCTCCCCAGATGGGTATCGTCCTGTTCACCTTGCTCTTCGATCCAGTGAGCCGCTTGCTCGGGGTCTTCGCCAACGCGTGGTCACGCCGCCACGAGTTCGAAGCGGATGCCTACGCCGCGGAAGTCACCGGTGATCCAATGCCGCTGGCGGATGCCCTGAAGAAACTCTCCGCCGACCAACTCTCCCATCCCTCCCCCCACCCGCTGCGGGTGTGGCTGGACTACTCGCATCCTCCGCTGATCGAGCGGCTGGCGGCCCTCGAGCGCGGGAAATAA